A genomic stretch from Bradyrhizobium quebecense includes:
- a CDS encoding fumarylacetoacetate hydrolase family protein, whose protein sequence is MKLVRYGEKGAEKPGLIDKSGQLRDLSAHLKDLTGDAYTPESLKKLSALDPASLPAVSGKPRFGAPVTGISKFVAIGLNYSDHAKETGAQIPTEPIIFMKANTSLSGPNDAVEKPRGSTKLDWEVEIAAIIGTRAKYVSEADALNHVAGYCVCNDVSERNFQTERLGQWTKGKSHDTFGPVGPWLATKDEIADVQNLSMWLDVNGQRRQTGSTKTMIFTMAKCISYVSQFMTLLPGDIITTGTPPGVGLGMKPPTFLNVGDIVTLGIEGLGEQRQEIVAA, encoded by the coding sequence ATGAAGCTTGTTCGTTATGGCGAAAAGGGTGCGGAAAAGCCCGGCCTGATCGATAAATCCGGCCAGCTCCGCGATCTCTCGGCCCATCTGAAGGACCTGACCGGCGACGCCTACACGCCGGAATCGCTGAAGAAGCTTTCCGCGCTCGATCCCGCCTCCCTGCCCGCCGTCTCCGGCAAGCCGCGCTTCGGCGCCCCTGTCACCGGCATCTCCAAATTCGTCGCGATCGGCCTGAACTATTCCGACCACGCCAAGGAAACCGGCGCTCAGATCCCGACCGAACCGATCATCTTCATGAAGGCGAATACCTCGCTGTCCGGCCCGAACGATGCCGTCGAGAAGCCGCGCGGCTCGACCAAGCTGGACTGGGAGGTCGAGATCGCCGCGATCATCGGCACCCGCGCCAAATACGTCTCGGAAGCCGACGCGCTCAACCACGTCGCCGGCTATTGCGTCTGCAACGACGTCTCCGAGCGCAACTTCCAGACCGAGCGCCTCGGACAGTGGACCAAGGGCAAGTCGCACGACACCTTCGGTCCGGTCGGCCCCTGGCTCGCCACCAAGGACGAAATCGCCGACGTGCAGAACCTGTCGATGTGGCTCGACGTCAACGGTCAGCGCCGCCAGACCGGCTCGACCAAGACCATGATCTTCACGATGGCGAAATGCATCTCCTACGTCTCGCAGTTCATGACGCTGCTCCCCGGCGATATCATCACGACGGGCACCCCGCCCGGCGTCGGCCTGGGCATGAAGCCGCCGACCTTCCTCAATGTCGGCGACATCGTGACGCTCGGCATCGAAGGCCTCGGCGAGCAGCGCCAGGAAATCGTCGCGGCGTAG